The sequence GTATTCCGATAACAGCATCTCTCAATTATTGGTAGGATTCCTTCTTCTAGTTCTTGCAGAAGTTCATCTCTAAAATTAATGATATTTTCATTCGTTGGATGCTCATACCCAGCCTCCTGTGTATCCCAAAAGATGGCAAGGATTGTTCTGTGGAATAGTGGATGGCGTAATGACATTTTGAGGTTTTCTTATACCGTTTATTGAATTTTAAGAGCTAAGTAAGTATTTTTGTGGCAAGAATTAGAAATAAGACGCTTTATACTCAAAAAAAACAGCTAACTCTTCTTTTTTATTCTTCAGCCTCCCAACACTGCCTTTAAGACATAGAATATTTTAACTGGTTGTTGAAAGCCCCCCGTCGGCAAGATCCTTATCTATCAAATGATAAAAAATATTTACTTGGGTAGATCCACAATCTGATT comes from Prochlorococcus sp. MIT 1307 and encodes:
- a CDS encoding carbonic anhydrase; amino-acid sequence: MSLRHPLFHRTILAIFWDTQEAGYEHPTNENIINFRDELLQELEEGILPIIERCCYRNTSIRRNEKESQIPHC